One window of Quercus robur chromosome 5, dhQueRobu3.1, whole genome shotgun sequence genomic DNA carries:
- the LOC126729184 gene encoding probable protein phosphatase 2C 51 — MEGLRTLFLGVVVGLFLLGNSFSYGERTICATYYQKGGVPAVLQNPECSSWVLSNNFYRNHTVNCLLAGFTNFEDGEKHFKERFFCDLDLQIPFLGENGSIEDVKVGMVAVFDHNGVEDSAKMATNLLKNYFLVHTYFLRDETYAFNKLMGPLSYKEDHDMVFPELNQVNEVDQLIRR, encoded by the exons ATGGAAGGGTTAAGGACCCTGTTTTTAGGTGTTGTTGTTGGGCTCTTTCTGCTTGGAAACTCGTTTTCTTATGGAGAAAGGACAATATGTGCCACATATTATCAAAAGGGTGGTGTTCCTGCTGTTCTTCAAAATCCAGAGTGTTCTAGCTGGGTTCTTTCCAATAATTTCTACCGAAACCACACAGTCAACTGTTTGTTGGCTGGATTCACCAATTTCGAAGATGGCGAGAAGCATTTcaaagaaagatttttttgtGATCTTGATTTGCAGATTCCATTTCTAG GTGAAAATGGGTCTATTGAAGATGTTAAAGTTGGTATGGTCGCAGTATTTGACCATAATGGTGTGGAGGACTCCGCTAAGATGGCTACAAATcttcttaaaaattattttttagttcaCACATACTTTCTTCGTGATGAGACGTATGCATTTAACAAATTGATGGGACCGTTATCTTACAAGGAGGACCATGATATGGTATTTCCAGAGCTAAACCAAGTTAATGAAGTAGACCAACTTATTAGAAGGTAA
- the LOC126728720 gene encoding putative protein phosphatase 2C 50 — MLPRGVDGTINAKILKEALSRTIHDIDLTFSEVASKQNHVPGCVATVVLMIEGQILVANGCNSKAFLCNWHYVEDEDVWIDLSVKLARRYHSRSLSERTEDGTTCVLVGRYGNLAPKVTDWKPLSAVNSHLVLASDEIFKTLNEPDICALLHQKCYKSYWMLTPIPCYFMTPSDSDCIVHTAFLKASKEGVFHMIIVGVAITCQLLWFV, encoded by the exons ATGTTACCAAGAGGAGTCGAtggaacaataaatgcaaaaattttgAAGGAAGCATTGTCGAGGACCATCCATGATATTGATTTAACTTTTTCTGAG GTTGCTTCTAAACAAAATCATGTTCCTGGATGCGTTGCCACTGTTGTTCTTATGATAGAAGGGCAAATATTAGTTGCCAATGGTTGCAACTCAAAGGCCTTTTTGTGTAATTGGCACTATGTGGAGGATGAAG ATGTATGGATTGATCTGTCTGTTAAATTGGCAAGAAGGTATCATTCAAGAAGTCTCAGTGAAAGAACTGAAGATGGAACTACTTGTGTACTAGTAGGAAG GTATGGCAATTTGGCACCTAAGGTGACCGATTGGAAACCTTTAAGTGCTGTCAATAGTCATTTGGTGCTTGCATCTGATGAAATATTTAAAACCCTAAATGAACCTGATATCTGTGCTCTATTACATCAAAAATGTTATAAAAGCTATTGGATGTTAACCCCCATTCCATGTTATTTCATGACACCAAGTGATTCTGATTGCATAGTACATACTGCATTTCTTAAAGCCAGCAAAGAGGGGGTATTCCATATGATAATAGTAGGAGTGGCTATAACTTGTCAGTTGCTGTGGTTTGTCTGA